In Cloacibacterium caeni, a single window of DNA contains:
- the rpsQ gene encoding 30S ribosomal protein S17, giving the protein MMERNLRKERIGIVSSNKMEKTIVVSETMRMKHPMYGKFVLKTKKYTAHDENNECNEGDKVLITETRPLSKNKRWRLVSIIERAK; this is encoded by the coding sequence ATCATGGAAAGAAATTTAAGAAAAGAAAGAATCGGAATCGTTTCTAGCAATAAAATGGAAAAAACCATTGTAGTTAGTGAAACGATGAGAATGAAACATCCAATGTATGGTAAATTCGTATTAAAAACGAAAAAATATACCGCTCACGATGAAAACAACGAGTGCAACGAAGGAGACAAAGTTTTAATTACAGAAACTAGACCTTTGAGCAAAAATAAAAGATGGAGATTAGTAAGTATAATTGAAAGAGCTAAGTAA
- the rplX gene encoding 50S ribosomal protein L24 has translation MAKVKIKRGDNVIVTTGKNKGNKGEVLEVIKKENADARVIVAGVNVVKKHVKPSASNPQGGIVEKEASINISNVSLVDANGKATKVAYKVEGDKKVRIAKTTGKEI, from the coding sequence ATGGCAAAAGTTAAAATAAAAAGAGGAGATAACGTAATCGTTACTACTGGTAAAAACAAAGGTAATAAAGGTGAAGTTCTAGAAGTGATTAAGAAAGAAAACGCTGATGCTAGAGTTATCGTAGCAGGTGTAAACGTTGTTAAAAAACACGTAAAACCATCTGCATCTAATCCTCAAGGCGGAATCGTAGAAAAAGAAGCATCTATTAATATTTCTAATGTATCTCTTGTAGATGCAAACGGAAAAGCTACAAAAGTAGCGTATAAAGTAGAAGGTGATAAAAAAGTAAGAATTGCTAAAACAACAGGTAAAGAAATCTAA
- the rpmC gene encoding 50S ribosomal protein L29: MKKADIKNLSAGDIKNQLAALKADYTKMKLAHRISPIENPISIRDLRRTIARLETELTNKQ, translated from the coding sequence ATGAAAAAAGCTGACATCAAAAATCTAAGCGCAGGAGATATTAAAAATCAATTAGCTGCTCTTAAAGCTGATTACACTAAAATGAAATTAGCGCACAGAATTAGCCCGATTGAAAATCCTATCAGTATCAGAGATTTAAGAAGAACAATCGCAAGACTTGAAACTGAGTTAACTAACAAACAATAA
- the rplE gene encoding 50S ribosomal protein L5: MEYVARPKKLYTEKIVPAMMEEFGYKSIMQVPKLEKIVVSQGLGAATADKKIVDYAVEELTAITGQKAVGTLSKKDEAAFKLRKGMPVGARVTLRAEKMYEFLDRLTSSALPRIRDFNGIKADGFDGRGNYNLGITEQIIFPEIVIDKVKKIQGMDITFVTTAKTDKEAKALLTHFGLPFKKN; encoded by the coding sequence ATGGAATACGTAGCAAGACCCAAAAAATTATATACAGAAAAAATTGTTCCAGCAATGATGGAAGAATTTGGGTACAAATCTATCATGCAAGTACCTAAATTAGAAAAAATTGTTGTGTCTCAAGGTTTAGGTGCTGCAACTGCAGACAAAAAAATCGTAGACTATGCAGTAGAAGAACTTACAGCTATCACTGGTCAAAAAGCAGTAGGAACTTTATCTAAAAAAGACGAGGCAGCTTTCAAATTAAGAAAAGGTATGCCAGTAGGTGCAAGAGTAACGCTTAGAGCAGAAAAAATGTACGAATTTTTAGATAGACTTACTTCATCTGCTTTACCAAGAATTAGAGATTTTAACGGTATCAAAGCCGATGGTTTCGATGGTAGAGGTAATTACAACTTAGGGATTACTGAGCAAATTATCTTCCCAGAAATCGTGATCGACAAAGTGAAAAAAATCCAAGGGATGGACATCACTTTCGTTACTACTGCTAAAACTGACAAAGAAGCAAAAGCATTATTAACTCATTTCGGTTTACCGTTTAAAAAGAACTAA
- the rplP gene encoding 50S ribosomal protein L16, whose translation MLQPKRTKFRRVHKMKMKGNAQRGSQLAYGTFGIKAIDGAWITARQIEAARIAATRYMKREGQLWIKIFPDKPITKKPAEVRMGKGKGAVEYWVAVVKPGKIMFEVGGVPYEIAKEALRLAAQKLPIVTKFVVANDFVQPQ comes from the coding sequence ATGTTACAACCTAAAAGAACGAAATTCCGTCGTGTTCATAAAATGAAAATGAAGGGAAATGCGCAAAGAGGATCTCAACTTGCGTATGGAACTTTCGGAATTAAAGCTATAGACGGTGCTTGGATCACTGCAAGACAAATTGAAGCTGCGCGTATCGCTGCTACAAGATATATGAAAAGAGAAGGTCAACTATGGATTAAAATATTTCCAGATAAGCCTATTACTAAAAAACCAGCCGAAGTAAGGATGGGTAAAGGTAAAGGTGCTGTAGAATATTGGGTAGCTGTAGTAAAACCTGGTAAAATTATGTTTGAAGTAGGTGGAGTTCCTTATGAAATAGCTAAAGAGGCGTTAAGACTTGCAGCTCAGAAACTTCCAATAGTTACCAAATTTGTAGTAGCTAACGATTTTGTTCAACCTCAATAA
- the rplN gene encoding 50S ribosomal protein L14, producing MLQTESRLKVADNTGAKEVLVIRVLGGTRRRYASVGDKIVVTIKDSTPSGNAKKGQVSKAVIVRTKKAVRRKDGSYIKFDDNACVLLNAAGEMRGTRVFGPVARELRDKEYMKIISLAPEVL from the coding sequence ATGTTACAAACCGAATCAAGATTAAAAGTTGCTGATAATACTGGTGCAAAAGAAGTACTAGTAATCAGAGTTCTAGGTGGAACTAGAAGAAGATATGCTTCTGTAGGTGATAAAATCGTAGTTACTATCAAAGATTCTACTCCATCAGGAAATGCAAAAAAAGGACAAGTATCTAAAGCAGTTATCGTAAGAACTAAAAAAGCAGTTAGAAGAAAAGATGGTTCATACATCAAATTTGACGACAATGCTTGCGTTCTTCTAAACGCTGCTGGAGAAATGAGAGGAACTCGTGTTTTCGGACCAGTTGCTCGTGAATTGAGAGACAAAGAATATATGAAAATCATTTCATTAGCTCCTGAAGTATTATAA